The sequence GACTCGAAGAAGCAATTTCATATTACAAAAAAGCAGTAAGCTTATTTAAAAATACAAATGATCCTCGAAGGGAAGCAGATGCTCTTCTTGGAATAGGTGACAGTTATATATCGTTAAATAAACCTGAAGAGGCTCAAAAGTATTATAATTCTTCTCTAAATCTTTATAACGCTGCTGCTGATATAACTGGAGAAGGTTATGCTCTTACCGGGTTAGGCATTGTTTTTGAAAGATACAAAAATTATGAAGAAGCCCGTGAGTACTATGAAAAATCCATTAAAAAATTTCAGAAAGCGGGTGATTATAAACGCGCGGGAATGGTATCAAACCTTATAGCAAACACTTTTGAACTGCAGGATGCATTTGAAGATGCTGTGATGGATTATAAACGTTCTTTAGAGTTATTTGAAAAGGTTAAAGATCGTGAAAGGGAGGCCCGTGTTAAAGATGCAATGAGAGACATCGAACCCAAAAGATATCGTATTAGATCTTCTAAAAAAGATATAGCAGCACTTATTGTTTATTTCATCGCAATTTCTGCAGCAGAAATTTCTGTTACATATGTCAATATGCAAATGGGCCTTGTTTTAGAGATGGTTATACTATTTGCCCTTTTAATCCATTCTTCCTTTCATGAATCTTATAATTTTTCCACACTTCTTAGATCAATGATGGCTCTACCTATGATTAGAATAATTGGGCTTTCAATACCTATCATGCAGATACAGCCGCTTTACTGGTTCCCTATAATTGCTGTTCCGCTATTTGCTGCATCATATACTCTTATTAGAGCTCAAAAACTCACCCGAAAGAAAATAGGGTTAGTTTTAGGTAATATTCCTCTTCAACTAACTATCGCTTTAAGTGGGATTATTTTAGGGTTTACTGAGTATTTAATACTTAAACCTGCTCCATTAATCTCTACGCTTTCTGTAGAAACAGTTCTGTTTGGGGCTGTAATCCTTACAATATCAACAGGGTTTGCAGAAGAACTTCTGTTTCGAGGTATACTTCAAAAAAATGCAGAAAATGTATTTGGAAAGGTATTTGGCCTGCTTTATGCTTCCATACTCTTTACAGCGCTTCACGTTGGGTGGCAATCTGGTTTGGATTTAGCTTTCGTATTTGGAGTGGCTATATTTTATGGTTATGCTTTCCAGAAAACAAGAAGTTTGCTTGGGGTTACATTATCTCACGGAATCTCCAATTCATTCCTGTTTCTAATCATGCCATTTATCTTTCCAGCTGTAGCGCCTTATCTAGCAACTATCCTTTGATAATGTATTAGTAGGGTTATCAAAAATTAGAAAAATAAATTGTAAAAAAATAAATGCATTAAACTTGAGTTTAATGCATTTACATGTATATAATTTCTTGAACATTCTTAGCTTTTTGAGGGTTATTATTTGGATACCATACATAATTCATCTGTAATTTTATTCTATTACTATCTTCTTTTACATCGAATGTTCCATTCCAATAGGAGAATACTCCTCTTATCTTGAAGTTTCCAGTAAAATTCTGCCCGTTATTTAAGAAACTGCCGTTACCTGTCCAAGCAGCACATGACATGTTGAATGTTCCATCAAATTTAGTGTTGAACATGGCCCCTTTTAAGTCATGTGACCAGAGGCTGGTAATAGTGTTGTAAGTTATACCTATATTGTTTAGATGTCCTGTACCATTAAGCCCGTCTTTTGTATAATCAAATGGACTTTCTGTATTTTCTTCTCCTGGCAGGGATATATTAAAATTAAAGTTCTTTCCCTGTCCATTTATTGCATAGTATCCTCCAAGAGAACCTTCATTTGAGGGTATCAACACACCTGAAGAATAATTATAAGGAATGCTGTTAAATATAGCGTCTTCTATGGCTCCACTTGCAATTCCATAAGCTGCAATTCCACAGATGAGAACTAATACTATTAAAATAATTGTAGTTTTAGAGTTCATTTTCGATCACAATTAACTAATTGAATTACAAAAAAAATAAAAAAGAGGTTTTTTTAATATTCACTGTTTTTTACACAAGCTATTTAACCAGCCATTATATGACATAACGGCGGTATTGGTATTATGATAATTGTGTGTGTCTTACCATTTTTGGTTAGTGTAACTTTACCGTATTTAGCATTTTGGTTAGCATTTGACAATATCTGCAATGTTGGTGCCTGTACTATGGTTATTGTAACTTTACCGTTTTCATCTACGTTTACTGTTTCGTGTTCAAAGATAGGGTCTTGTTTTTTGGTTATCTCTGGATTGAATTGGACTTGGTTAGGCTCTGTTTTTATAATAACCGTGTCACTGGTTATTGGATTTCCTGAAATTGTTGGAAGTTCTGATATGTTTAATTGTGGGTAAAATACATTGTAAATACCATCATCATCAGTCGGTTGTCCTGTGTTTGACCATCCCTGCATGTTTAAGTTCAAATCAGCTGTATCTCCAATAGCTGGTGTTGAACCCGCAGGCATGAATAGTCCTTTTGAAGCTAGAACTGTTATATTTGTTCCAGCAGGTAACTTTTCATTACCATAACCTGCAAGATTACTTAGATCAATTACTGCTGTTCCATTATTTGGTTGCATGAATACTTGTACGTAAAAGTTTTGTACAGTTCCATTTTTTAAAGTTACATTCTCTAGAATAACATCTAAGTGTAACCATGTGGTCCCGTTATTGTAGAATGCTAATTTGGTAGCATTATCTCCTGCAGCTGAAGCTTGTTGTCCTTGTGGTTTCATAAAAGTTGTTACGGCTAAAGCAGCTATAACTATGACAGCTATAAGCGCTATAGCGATTATTAAATTATTTTGTTTCATTTTAATTCACCTAAAGGACTGTTACCACTTTATAAGCTACAATAGCTACAAATACCAAAAGGAGTGGTACTATTGCTACGTTGGATCCCTTAACGAATGATTTCATTCGTTCGCTTTTATCTGCTTCAGCACTTAAAATCTCTTTAAGCGCTAAAAATACGATCAATGCAATCACTGCAATTATCCCATACGCCATAACCTGTGTTGTAGTTACTGTCGTTGTTGTGGTTGTTACAGTTGAGATCATTTATTACCTCCAAATAATATTTATTCTCTCTATTTGATATATAATATTTGTTATTTTTACATACTGTAAGGCCATTTCTGCCCATTATATATCACATACAATTATATTACTTTGTATTACTAAATTTTATTTATTAATATGTTAATTGTAAATCTGGCAGTAATTAATGAGATTTATGGTAAGTAATTGCTTTATAAGGTATGCATTTAATACTTAATTGATTATTTTTATTCGCATGTTAATATAAAATAATTTCAGGCATGAAAATATCATTGATATTTAAAATTTAAATTTTACGCTCTGTCTATGACATGTGCATCAATTAGACTTCATGTTAAATTTTAGTTTTGATATGAGCTATCTTAAAACATTTAATTCAAGATCACGCGAAATTACATTATTTTCGCAACCTCGGGACATGGGCGAACTTTTAAAAATAAACTTGAGTGTAATGTTTTAATAGTAAGTTACTGCTTAACTTTTGTAGGGATACATTATTTTTGTTTTTTTAGACAGTATTGCATAACTTTTAATTAGACTTTTGAAAATAGCTGTTTTTATAGTAACTGTAGGGATAAGTAACCTGCAGGTTGAACCCTATTTTTTTAAGAAAATTAAAATATCTAGTTTTGTTTATGTTATAAATAGGGGGTTCAGCAGATGGGTCGAAGATATGATCTTTCCACATTACTGCACAG is a genomic window of Methanobacterium veterum containing:
- a CDS encoding tetratricopeptide repeat protein; translation: MDKMDAKMAFDLGNTSYGQGRLEEAISYYKKAVSLFKNTNDPRREADALLGIGDSYISLNKPEEAQKYYNSSLNLYNAAADITGEGYALTGLGIVFERYKNYEEAREYYEKSIKKFQKAGDYKRAGMVSNLIANTFELQDAFEDAVMDYKRSLELFEKVKDREREARVKDAMRDIEPKRYRIRSSKKDIAALIVYFIAISAAEISVTYVNMQMGLVLEMVILFALLIHSSFHESYNFSTLLRSMMALPMIRIIGLSIPIMQIQPLYWFPIIAVPLFAASYTLIRAQKLTRKKIGLVLGNIPLQLTIALSGIILGFTEYLILKPAPLISTLSVETVLFGAVILTISTGFAEELLFRGILQKNAENVFGKVFGLLYASILFTALHVGWQSGLDLAFVFGVAIFYGYAFQKTRSLLGVTLSHGISNSFLFLIMPFIFPAVAPYLATIL